The DNA window CCAAGGATTTATCCGATGGCCATTAATAAGCTATGAATGTTTTTCCGCGCCTCTAATGCATTGTTATCAcatgaaaaattataatatgacTCATTCATGGTAATTGGATCATCTTTGGGGTGATAACCCAATAGCAGGGCGGAGGCACACTATCATTCACCCGGGCTTgttccaaaaaaatttaaaaaatttatatgtaattttttttaattttggataaatttgatattaacTCGGgtatatcaatttaaaatattaaaggattttagagtttaaaattctagcccGGGTATAATCGGATTCTTGACTCCGCCACTACCCAAAAAAGATAGCATCGAAGAAACCTAGAACACAGCAAAACGAAGTCATTTCTATCTGGCTAAAGAAGTAAAAATTTAATTCAATAACAAGCTTTCAAGCACAAATGAAATTAATAGGAATTGTGAAGAGGGTGTGCTGCAGAGAATATTATGGCCGAGAAATATAACACACAGCTCCAATGAATAGCAAGAAAAGATGATATTTAACATTTGTATTGCAGCTATGGTGATACACTCTCTCGTGATGTGGAAACGGAGTGTTTTCTATTTACATGAACAATGGGATGGTTAGGTTGGTGAACCTCTTGACTGTATCGTGCTCAGAATTCTGGGCAATTTCCTTCAAACTAGTCCAGGATTTTCTCCTCCTTACTTGAAGTACATCTGCTTTTTTCTGCGTCGGCAGCATTTGAGCTACCTTCTGGTTCAGCGGCTTTTTTGGCACTCGGCCTATTCCTTTTTCTCCTCTTTGCATCTAACAAGGAAAGACCTGTTGTTGGCAATGGAGTTGAGGGACTGCTTGGTTCGAGACTCTGCCTATCTGTAATTGGAAAAGCGACAGCCTCAATCTTGTTAGCCTTGATGGCAGTTGGTGTAGATTGTGTCAAGCTAGTAGATCTCTCTACAACATGATAGGCGGCATCTAATCTTGAAGGCTGTGTTGTCTTTAGAGGATTTATCTCTTGCATATAACCCTTAGGTGTTCCTCTCATTAAATTTCGATGAGAACAGAAATGGCAATTGTAAACCACATTATTCTGAATGGCAATATCAGATTTCTTATGTCTACGTCGTTTACTCGGGCTGATCTTTCCAATCCTGATGGTACAATTGTGACCAGGTTGAAGAATGGATTCACATCTGGTGAACAAAAATGCAGAGTCAGAGCCAGAGAATGTCGCTCTTAAGAAAATAAGGACAAATTAAATAACATCATCATCAACTGTAACAGAAATGTCCCTCAATGGTGCAGATAGATCAAAAGTCATACGCAAAAGGTTTCATAACAAAGATGGCGAAGTAACAAATGTCCCCAAGAACAAACCATTTTTTCCAGTGATTTGTACAGTGGTAGAATTGTCATCCAATAACATTGAAGCACAACTCCGTTTATTTATCGTAGAGGAGGCTCAAGCAGAAAGGATGTTTAATAGTAATTTTCTGTCTGCAcacataaaatatttgaaattatgaccACAAAAATTCCAAGAAGAACTATGTGCAATAATAATGATTAGAAACTCAAAATCTATATCTGAAATATAGATGAGGGAAAAAGATTAAAAGATATAGATTTGAACTAATTTTGCTTTCACCTGGCCATGCCTAGTGTACTTGCATTAAACTCTTCAAATCACAGGAAAGTGGGAATCGGTATCAATGCGATACTTCCTGATATCCCATGTTCAATTACAAATAAAGAACTAAGATTCCACCATCCTCGGATAAACTGTATCAAGAAAATAGCAAGTTTCAGGTCTCTCACAGACAAGTTAAAATCCTGACAACATTGAGATTTGAGAAAATCAAAATCCAGCTCGTCTGATACACATGAACCAGAACGATTAATCGAAATTCAGATTTTAAGAGATTTAAATCACATAGACACAAACAAAAGAGAAAGACGCGAAGatcaaacacaaaaaaaatgGAAATATATAAAGCCTTCAATTCCACAGAGAAAGGCCACACATTTTACTCGAAACTTCTGCAGGCAGCagaactttgcacataatttcgCTTTCTTGGTATAGTAAAAATCTTCAACAACTAAAGAAAAactcaattaagataatttgTTAGGCAAATACAAAGAAGCAAGTCCACAACAATAGCATACGAAGAAAGTAAGCAAACATATATGCACGAGTCTTATTTCTGTCGCATTAGTGCAATAaacaattttttcaaaatacaAATTAAGACCAAACGAAATAAAATCGTTTTCAAACCTCATCTAACCCCCCTGATTCAGAAAATACACATGGATTATGAAGTAAATATAAAGAGAGAGAAAGATAAAACCTTTCGCAAATAAACAAACTCGGGTCAGAGCGCACACCCACGGCTTCAATGGACGCAGCCAAGCGCTGTCCGAAGAAAGCACCAAGTGACGGAATAGAAGCTTCGGTAGCAGCCCACAACGCAAGGCTTTTTAGGTGGTCGATTCTGTTCTTTGTTCTGGGATTGACATTCCCCTCCTTCTTACCGGTCGCTTCTTCTCGAAGTGTCATGGAAGCCCGTGGCTGAGGCCCTGAAACTGCGTTCTTCTCTTTCTTGCTCGCTCCTTTTCGCCCCATCGGGGTATATTCTTTGAAACCGTATCAGTTCTCTCAGAAATTTTGTCAAACGGTTTATGAAGGAGATATTGTGATGAGTCTACGTCGTAATATCGCTTCTCCGCCGCCTATTTCCGCTGCATATACCAACCTGGAGTAACCTGTCGCTTACATGGAATAATTGggctgaattttttaaaaatattgggCTACATAAATTGATTGAGCCTATTTTGGGCTCCGTATATTTCTTGAGCCGACCATGAATTTAGACCCACTATAAAAAAAAAGAGCAGGATAATTGATATTAATGTGCGCACGGTGAACAATCGGTTAAAATCGAACCGAAACTAACAAAACTGAAACGACCGATATAAACTAATAAAACCAAACAATTCAAAAACAAATTAAGGAGGATAACACTTGTCATAATCATATAAACTTTTTCCCTGACCAACCGAACTGACCGATATAAAGTATTAAAATCGAACAAGGCAGAAACAagtgagtaggtctcttgtgagacggtctcacgaaactttatctgtaagacgggttaaccctatcgatatttacaataaaaataatactcttagtataaaaagtaatattttttcatggatgatccaaatagagacttgtctcacaaaatatgatctgtgagatcgtttcacataAGTTTTTTCCAAAACAAATTGGGGAGGCGAAAACAAATTGGGGAGGCTAACACTTGTCAGAGAAACACTTTGATAAATTACACCGGGGACAAAAATATTGTATAAATCGAGagattttttatcattattattatcagAATAAGATTTACCCTAATTTCAACTTCGGGTTTTATCATGTTCAAAAGTTAGAACATTCAGCAATTTTAATTGGAAAAGATACAAGAGAACGATGAAAGTGAGGGCGATTATTGACAGTTGTCAAACTTTCTTTAGGTCTTTTAATGGGATCAAGTACCAAATTTAGAGACAAGACCAAAAGGTTAAAATTAAAGTcttgatattttttaattaaaaaattaatcggCTTAATTGGTTtaactgaattttaaaattcaaaatcgaaaTTGAACCGAATTAAcccaatatttttcaaaatgaaaaCCGAACTACTGAACAAACCAAATcagatttttgaaataacatcATTTTCCTTgctataataataaaaacacccATAATAAGGAAAACTTATCTTGAAATCTGATTTCATGACAACACAATAACTTCAAAACACATAAAACTTGCAATACAAGAAAATCCCAAATCAACAATGCCATGATCTAACAAAAACCATATTACAACGAAAGAAAAATAGCACAAGGATAGCCTTAAATCGATCGATAGTTTGCATGAAATACTCAACATTGATGTTTCCCCTTGCGGCGAACTTAGTAGGTGCCATTGGTTTTGTATTTTCATGAGAAGAAAAATAAGGAACATGTGGAACCAATTGCGAGAAACGGGTGGGAGAAGTTGGATATAAAGATTAAAGTGTTACACGCGACTAACAGTCAGAACTTGATTATAATAAAACGCGATGAAAGATCTCTATCACTCGTATGTATGTTGAGGAATTCACATGAAATGTTTGGAGTTCTATATGAAATTCTATTTTATTACAAAATATGTTCGGATATAGAAAAACTCCACAACTTGTtttgaaataatatatttgGGTCGATCTTTCCTCAATTAGAATTGACGACATAGCGAACATTCATTTGAATTTAGAGATATTATCACATTAAATACCAATTAACTACAATTTTTTAAAGtagacttttaaattatttaaacttcTATAATAGTAGAATTCCCAATGAAAATGGTTAATTATATGATTATTGTTACGAAAAATGAGTTTTGTACTTATTTAGAATCGATAAAACAATTCGAACGAGTTACGTAACGAACAAAATCATTTATCGATTATCAATTAAGGTGAATGAGAAGCTTATTGAGTTcgaattttatcaaataaaaagattaaataaaaatatatatatatatatatatatatacatcttcatgatttttcatttttttataaataaaaattcactcAGTTGTACTCGACACACTATTTTTTATCTTCTTCTCATTTCTACGTAAGTTTAGAGTTCTATATACGAGTTTTTAAGCATTAGTGTTTaaagttcaaattttcaagatataaaatattgagTTTGGATTTTCTAAACTTATATACTTAAATTTGAACATTGGAATTAAATTCGAAAGTTGTCTTATAATTTTGAGTTTTTTAAGCATTTGCGCGTAAATCCAAGTTTTGCAAGATTTAGATTCTTGGAATTGGATTTTTCAGTTTAACgcttagaattcaaaatttaaaaatttgtatACCATAATGATAGCGTTCTAATCATTTTCAAAAGTTTGTGTGACTTTAAAATTTGTATTGCTACTATTTTGAGGCCATAATCGTTGTCTTTTGAGAAATAAATTGTCAACAATCGTGAACATCGGAGCGAAACAATATcgttttaaaaaacaaaatcaaactcttactTCGAATATCTTTTCGTAACTATTTAGTTCAATCATTTATATCTCGACATTTACTAAAACAAATAAAAGACCTACCAACAATTATTCTCATGGCCGGGAAATCATTGCtaatataataattatgaaAAGAAAGCAAAAGATACCCACCATATTGAGTGGATGCCGCCGCATCTTGTACCTCCCCGAGGCCCatcttccttttttttttttaaaataatatatatatatataaatttttttgttttctttggcTCTTCAAGCGATTGTTGCATTGAAGAAGCGAAGGAACAACAGCTGTATAGGAATCTTTGGCAACGGCAGCACTTCGGAGAAGCCAAGACTCGAGATTTTTGCTCTTTGTATGAAGCCCCGCCCCTTCTGATATTTCCCTTATGCTGTTTGTTATTGCGTTGCCTTTCCAAGATtcaattttgaatatttttcttatgttCTCTCAAGCTTTCTttaatttgtatttattttaatctCGTATGGAGATGATTCTTGCTTGTGGGGTTTAGTTTAAGTCCCTCTTTCTATTATCCACCGGGAAAAAAATTATGCAATGGATTTATGAGCTAGAATTGAAAGCTGGAAAATGAAGTCAAATGTCGTCCAAGCACCTTGCGGTGCTTTAAagataatttttctgaaaatttaagTCCAATATCAATTTCGCACACCCATTTGTAGTGTCCATGGACAAAATCTCCTTTTAATGGCTATCTGGGGCTTAATTTGGTCGTTTAAATAGTCATATTAAATCTGGGCATAACCTCTCGTCATGTCTTTGTTTGAGTGAAAGtatgttttcatcaaaatcaaaaaaATTTGTGCCATTTTATGATTGTTATATTTCCAGTAGATATTTACATGCAGACTTTCTACCTCGAAATGGTGAAGATATAAGTTTTATCTAATGGTCCTGTTTCGTCGTTTGCTAAAGTTTCAGCCTTAAGACATGGCGATGATGTCCCAATCTGGCTCATCACACTGGATATCTAATGAAATACAGTGTAGAGTTAGACATAATGGAGTTAAAAGCAGTGTTAGCACAACGGAGGCACCGAAAACGAAGGAAATCTTCTATGGTTTACGTCGACCTTCTTGGAATTCCTTAAAGGCAGCACAAAAATCGCGTTTAGATGTCTCTGGAGCAGAACTTTGTCGAGGACATCGATTTATTGTGGCTGCAAGTCCTCCTACTGATGATGCTGTTGTTGCAGCAGAGCCACTAACCAAAGAAGATCTTGTAGGTTACCTTGCTTCTGGCTGCAAGACGAAGGAAAAATGGAGGTTCAACTTCTAGCTCTTATTGGTACTTGGATTCGGTTCATCTTTTCttggaaaaatatttaattttcactGCGACTATTGCTAACCTTAATTGTAAGCTGGTTTTTTGAGATATTCAGAACTCAAAATGGTTCAAATTTTGGTTCGTTGTGGAACTTACATATCCTAGTTAACCTATTAAGATATATTAGTTTGCATCCAGATGCTGCAGACCCCCACTCCCCAACCTGCAATTTATGATTTCTTTAAATTTCATGGCTTATGACTTTTTTAGAGTCTTTGACGGTCGAGTTCAATTTTTCTTCTGGGAATCTCCTGGCAGTTTAATCTGGGTTTGTTTATCTGGAAGGAGTAAATTTTAGCTGTTTTCCATTGTTTACTATTTGTTTGTGGGTACACCTGGGCATCTCAAGGCATGTAAAGCTCCCGATTTTTATTTTTGACCATGCAGGATAGGGACTGAGCATGAAAAATTTGGGTTCGAAACTGAAACTTTACAACCCATGAAGTATGAACAAATAGCCGAGATGTTTAATGCTATTTCCGAGAGATTTGATTGGGATAAGTTAATTGAAGGTGACTACGTTATTGGACTCAAACAGGTATTATTTTTTCTTAGTCAACTTGTGgatatatttttctttgtttttttatgCAGTGTATAGTTCATTGTGGCAACACTATCTAGTTTCTAACAAGCATTTTATCACATTTTCCATGTTCACGTTGAGCTTGTTCCATTGGTCCTTAATCTCAAAACGCCTTTCATTTTGGAATAAACATTGATGTTTCATTCATTTTTCTCCAGATTAAATTTCTACCACTAAATTTGACCATCTATTGGTAGGGGAAACAAAGTATCTCCTTGGAGCCCGGTGGCCAGTTCGAGCTCAGTGGTGCACCTGTTGAAACTCTGCATCAAACTTGTGCTGAAGTTAATTCACATCTTTACCAGGTTCTTTTTCCATGAACTTTATgccttcagaaaattcattgtaACAATGATAATGAACCAGACTCGAGTGATTTAGTATAATATCAGTTTTTAAATGAAATACTCAGGTTAAAGCCGTTGCAGAGGAGTTGGGGATTGGATTCCTAGGAATTGGCTTTCAGCCCAAATGGCGACGTGAAGTTATTCCAGTAATGCCCAAGGTATTATCTTCACAAAATCACACATTTTATGCAAATTTAATGCAGACAATGTTCATTTTCCAATGGAACATTGTGTCTGCCCAATTCAATGACCAATTAACTAGCTCTATTTTTACCCCTCTTACTGCTTTTGGGCCATAAGTAGGGAAGTAGGGCACTCTTATCCTTTCTCTATATTTACATTCCTTCTCAGAAAATACAGGCTTTCCATGCAGCAATAATGCCTCGTGCATGAGTTGTTTATCATGTGGCAATTGTACACGTGTCAGTTGCAATTGATAATACAAATGACCTTACACAATACAAGGAAAGTGTACATTTAAGCATAAATCAGATTTAAATTTAGTAATTTCTATGATTAAAGGCAGTGGTGTGCAATAGGTCGGTtcagttattttttaaaattaactaTACAGTTTGTATGTTACTATGTTTATTTGTGTACATATTCGCTTCAAAGTACCATCCTTATCACTTGGTGTCAAACTAGAAAACATGTCGCTTCAAAGTACCATCCTTATCACTTGGTGTCAAACTAGAAAACATGTAAATGTTAAAAAGGCCACCAAATAACATGTTTCAGATATAAATACGAGAGCATTAAAGAACCAGAGAAGTTAGGCTATTGAAGTGACATTGTCTTTCAAATGACTTGGTATGTGTTTCAATACTCTGTGTGGTTCTTTCTTTCCGTTGCTTACAAAATTTTCGTTACATGTAAATTTGCTTCCAATCTTTTCTTGTGTATGATTTAAAGCTTTGAAATCTATTAGGTGCTACAAATACTGACAAAATATTCTGGATCAGGGAAGATACGAGATCATGAGAAATTACATGCCCAAAGTTGGGACACTTGGACTTGATATGATGTTTCGAACTTGCACAGTTCAGGTAAGGATAATgctaatttaaaacaaaaatgcCAGAAACTCTTTGGGCTTAAtgcaatacatatatatacttgcTCCAGTAGGGTCTCAACTGCCATTTGTAAGATATTTTTGTTATTCTTTTGTAACTTCATATTTTACAGGTCAATCTCGATTTTAGTTCTGAAGCTGACATGATAAGGAAGTTTCGAGCTGGTCTTGCCTTACAACCTGTAAGTCGGTTGTTTCTGGTATTGGATTCAGTAGTTCTCTGGAATTAACTAATTTGTGGAACAGATAGCTACGGCAATATTTGCAAATTCGCCATTCACTGAGGGAAAGCCAAATGGTTATCTTAGCATGAGAAGGTAGTTATATATTCCTCTACTATAAGCCTCTTCAATATCTATTCtcatttttccaatttttctgaACATTTGTctgaacttttaaattttcgtgaAATTTAGTTGACAGTTCTTTCTTTCTTACAGCCAAATTTGGACTGATACTGACAATGACCGAGCTGGGATGCTGCCTTTTGTGTTTGATGACTCTTTTGGGTGAGTTTCTTCTTAATACACATCCCTGTGAGGGCGGTTTTACCTCGACCAGCATATACTCCCACTGCCTCAAAGAGACTGCGAATCTTTCCATTTTGGATTAAGATTTGAGATACCCATTCCCTCAGATAGAACTTTTTCAATAGACCTTTTCAAATTGATATCTTGGCCCTCGTCCATTTACAGATCGGAAAATAAAAAGCTTTGACAAACCTAGGACATGTTTATATAATCTTTACCATTGATCGACTTCGATTACCAATCTATGACATTCACTACCAGCCACCATGACAAAGTGAGCTTTAAACTAAAATCAATTGCCGAGGTCCGTTATTGCTGCTGAGTCTATTACCGTTGTGCTGGAAATAACACAACTTACCCTTCTGTCAAGGGCTACAACATTTATAGTACAATTTCCACAACCTTCTGACTTATATCACATCATATGTAGTGGTCACCAGAGTTTTTTGTCAATGTTGTGTCATGTTTGCCATCTCTAGGTTTTAGATTTGTTTTCCATTATTTGTGAGGTAGTGTTTTACCACTGAAAGTATTTTGCCTCGCTAATGAAAGAAGTTGCATTTACTTGTATCACTCCATATCTTGTTACAGGTTTGAACGGTATGTAGATTATGCTCTTGATGTGCCGATGTACTTTGTCTATCGGAAGAAAAAGTACATTAATTGTGCTGGGATGTCCTTCAGGGTTATTTTCTATCTTTGATTATATGACTATAAATCCACATTTTCTCTAATTCTCCGCTACTTTTCTAAGGTGGTTATTATGAATCTACCACAGGATTTTATGGCTGGTAAACTTATTTGTCTTCCTGGTGATTATCCTACTCTAAACGATTGGGAGAATCATTTGACAACAATATTTCCTGAGGTTGGCATCATTGGATAGGGTTCACCATGCGTTGTGCCCATGATCTTGATCTTACTGATGAGTTTTGGCCCTTTTCTTCTATCTCAGGTTAGGCTTAAAAGATACTTGGAAATGAGAGGTGCTGATGGAGGGCCTTGGAGGAGGCTATGTGCTCTACCTGCTTTCTGGgtatattttcttttcttatactTGCAGTGCATGTATAAGAATTTCATCATTTATCGATCTATGAGAGCTCATCAAGTTCAGAGTGGCGACTACAATCACAAGGACTAAAGAATTTCATCATTTATCGATCTCAGATGTTGTTAGGGATTGGAATTTTGTAATGAAGTGAACTATCTCTAATTTTCACGTGTTTTTGTCTTGCGGATCTCTCATCCGCTTCTAATGTACTTCAAAACCATATTcttaataatattatgtttcttatcaaaaaaaaatACTTGCAGTGCATGTGAGTTTAGCGGAATATAAGCAAATGCTTATAATTGAGAAGAAATATTGGGGGAATGTTGAACAAATTTATGCTCTTGCGGAAGAAGTTTTCTAACTTTTCGAATTAAGAATAGGTTCAGATCTTGTAAAATCACACTTTTGGTTGGATTTATAAGCTCTTATGAAATTTGAATTTCAGGTAGGTCTCCTCTATGACGAGGTCTCTCTACAAA is part of the Primulina tabacum isolate GXHZ01 chromosome 18, ASM2559414v2, whole genome shotgun sequence genome and encodes:
- the LOC142533863 gene encoding uncharacterized protein LOC142533863, translated to MGRKGASKKEKNAVSGPQPRASMTLREEATGKKEGNVNPRTKNRIDHLKSLALWAATEASIPSLGAFFGQRLAASIEAVGVRSDPSLFICERCESILQPGHNCTIRIGKISPSKRRRHKKSDIAIQNNVVYNCHFCSHRNLMRGTPKGYMQEINPLKTTQPSRLDAAYHVVERSTSLTQSTPTAIKANKIEAVAFPITDRQSLEPSSPSTPLPTTGLSLLDAKRRKRNRPSAKKAAEPEGSSNAADAEKSRCTSSKEEKILD
- the LOC142532782 gene encoding glutamate--cysteine ligase, chloroplastic-like, with the protein product MAMMSQSGSSHWISNEIQCRVRHNGVKSSVSTTEAPKTKEIFYGLRRPSWNSLKAAQKSRLDVSGAELCRGHRFIVAASPPTDDAVVAAEPLTKEDLVGYLASGCKTKEKWRIGTEHEKFGFETETLQPMKYEQIAEMFNAISERFDWDKLIEGDYVIGLKQGKQSISLEPGGQFELSGAPVETLHQTCAEVNSHLYQVKAVAEELGIGFLGIGFQPKWRREVIPVMPKGRYEIMRNYMPKVGTLGLDMMFRTCTVQVNLDFSSEADMIRKFRAGLALQPIATAIFANSPFTEGKPNGYLSMRSQIWTDTDNDRAGMLPFVFDDSFGFERYVDYALDVPMYFVYRKKKYINCAGMSFRDFMAGKLICLPGDYPTLNDWENHLTTIFPEVRLKRYLEMRGADGGPWRRLCALPAFWVGLLYDEVSLQNVLDMIADWTPEERQMLRDKVPKSGLKTPFRDGLLKHVAQDVVKLAKDGLERRGFKETNFLNEVSEVVKTGITPAEKLLELYHGKWGQSVDPVFEELLY